One part of the Candidatus Zixiibacteriota bacterium genome encodes these proteins:
- a CDS encoding IS3 family transposase, with protein IVQWIEGWYNRERMHTSLDDLSPVEFEERLLLESI; from the coding sequence CCATCGTGCAGTGGATCGAGGGCTGGTACAACCGCGAACGCATGCACACCAGCCTGGACGATCTCAGTCCGGTTGAATTTGAGGAACGCTTGTTGCTGGAATCTATCTAA